AGTTCAGGGACCTAGATGGGCACTGGGAGtaacctaattttaaaaaaaatacattttgtgatTGAGTGACCCTGGCAACACCAGGGTGTGTTGTCCATCtgtaattacccttgagaaattggtggtgagctgctgccttgaaccactgcagtcctcctggtgaaggtgctcctacagtactgagtggggagggagtgccaggatttagactcagtgaagatgaaggatctgcaatatatttccacatgAGATGGTGTACAAATTCTGGGAAGCCTGCAAGGGCTGATGTTTCCTTGCACCTGCTGGTTGTACTTGCACTTGTCATTCCTGGTGGGAGAGGTTGCAGAATTTGGGAGGTGCTCTCGGAgtagcagagactggataggctggggctttttcccctggagtgtaggtggcagaggggtgacgttatagaggtttataaaatcatgaggggcatggataaggtgaatggtcggtctttttcccagggtaggggaatctaaaactcgagggcataggtttaagtgagggGGAGTGATATAATGGGGACTTGAGGGGCTAGTTTTTCAcacaaggtggtgggtatgtggaataagctgccaaaggacgtggtagaggcaggtacaattagtgtttagaagacacttggacaggtacatggataggaagggtttagagggatatgggccaaacgcaggtaaatgggactagctcaggcaggcaacagTCAGCATAGACGAGATGAGTCGAAgggaatgtttctgtgctgtatgactaggaCTCTGGCCTGGGTGAGTAAGTgtggtgcattctgtagatggtacacattgcagccttgGTGGCggaggaatgaatatttagtgtTGGAGGTGGAGTACCAAAAGAGAGGGTGCTTTGTCCTAGAAGTTGTTGAACTTGAGAGATGTCAGaactgtgctcatccaggcaagtgggaagtATTCCATCGCAgacctgacttgagccttgtagatggtggaaaaccCCTGGCATGTCAAGGggggagtcactcactgcaggatacccagcctttgacccgCTATTGGTCACAgtattatgtggctggtccaattggatttctggtcaatgctgattcccaggatgttgatgggtgATGGTAATGCTGTTTAATATCAAGGGTACATTGTGAGACTCGCTCTTGTTGATgtacattgcctggcacttctatggtgtgaatgttatttgtcaCTTACAAGCCCATCCTGCAGGTGAGTGACAAATAACTTCCACGTGCTGAGGAGTCACAAATACAAATGAGCACAGTGCAGTCATCAATGAAAATCCCCACTTAGGTTGGAAGaaaagttattgatgaagcaactgaatatGATGGTGTCTAGGACATTGCGCTGAGGAAGTCCTGCAGCGATGTTCTGGTACTCTGGTTGACCTCCAACAAACAAAGCATCTTCCTTTGAGCAAAGCATGACTCCAACCTTTTGACCaacgttgccaggactctagggcctgagttacaaggagaggttgggcaggttaggactttattcattggaacataaggacactgaggggtgaccttggagtggtgtataaaatcaggaggggcatagaaagagtgaatgcgcacagtccttttcccagagaaagagaaacgaaaaactagagggcatgggtttaaggtgagagggcagagatttaaaagggatccgaggggcggcaacttcacgcagagtgtatatggaacaagggaTCTTGGTCAATATGGGCAAGTTGGActaaagggtttgtttctgtgctgtgtgactctataataaCAGTTGGAAGTGTTTACCCCTTGATGCCTATTGACATCTCTGTTACCcgggctccttgatgccaaacTTAGTCAAATGCTCCCTTTTTGACCAGGAGGCCACAATGAGCTGAATACCCATTTCTGTGATCCCGTGTACCAAACCTGTAGGTTTTGAGGAGGGTCATAAAggaagcaagtcagaggctgatgAGGGGGAATTCCAAAATGTAGGGCCCAGACAGCTGAAGATAGGGTCACCATAGACTGAGTGGGGTACGTCAGAGGTCTGGAAGAGGCCAGGATTGGAGGAGCACAAGGATAAGCAATTAAGATTAAAAGATTCTATAAATTTTCACTTTGGTTGTACCAACGGTAAAAATAAGCTGTCTGTTATTTTGACACCTTTCCTCAAGTTTACCCCTTCCACATCTGAAGCCCAATTCTCAGAGCACGACAAGATTACTTGTAAAATTATTACCCTGTGCTACCTTGATACCAGAGATTGAAGGACAGGGAATATAAAATGGAGTTAAGTGGTTTTAAACTAGAATGGAAGTCATTCTGCTTTCAATACTTTTGTTAATTTGTTAATTATGACATTGACTATTAATCCTTTTGCTTTATTTGTCTAGTGAACAACGCAGGGGTTGGAAAGATTGGTCCAATAGAAAGTCTAAGCATGCAAGAAATGAAGCATATGTTTGACACAAACTTCTTTGGAGTCGTCCGGATGGTTAAGGCAGTGCTCCCGGGTATGAAGAAAAGAAGAAGTGGTCACATTGTTATGATGAGCAGTGTGATGGGACTTCAAGGTATCATCTCCTCAGTCTAATCATGAATAAATTTCTCTTGTTAATTGTGGAGAACATGTTGAAATAGATAGGTAACATCAGAATCATCAGACTTGTGCTTTAGTGAGCTATGGTTCAAAGCCACTAAAGGTTCTTCCTGCCAAAGTTGGGCTTTGAGGCACATGGTCACCACCTGGCAGGGCTGAGGGCTTGAAACTGAGAACAGAACCAGCCCAAGCTGCAAGTCTGGAGCCTACAAGGCCCAGAAACCCAACCAATGCCAAAGATCAACTTACTCCCAAGGCCCTCTCCTTTATTGGGCTCCTTGGTCACTCTGCCCCACAAATTTAAAGTGAGTtgcaagaatatttttaaaatttcttcatgggatgtggatagtGCTCGCAATGCcaacatctattgcccatccccattGTCCCTGAACTATGGAGGTAGttgagaatcaaccacattggtggaatACATGTAGACCAGCCCAGGTAAGGATGAGGGATTTAATTTCCTTCCCAaaaaacatcagtgaaccagatttggTTGTAAGGTAACCAGTAGCTTCATAGTCATTGTATGGGTGACAAGATTTTTTTCATATTCAgatgtttaattacttgaatttaaattcccaaggTACCATGGTTGGATTCGGACTTGGACCTCTTGATCAATGGTGCAGAAATCtgactgctagtccagtaacaatCTATGCTATTGTACCTCTCAGATTCTTTGGACTTTTAAGTATGAAAATGTTCCCTGCAGCAGAATGAAGAATGGTGTCACAAGACACATTCTCCATGTCTATTGTAGGTGGGTATCTCAGCTTTGTGGGACCGCTGGGAATGTTAAGGAAATTGGGCATAGGGACATACTGTCTTTTCAGGAAGGAACTGACACATGTGAGAGCACTGACCCTTAAGTGCACTCCTATAGTTCACATATTTGGAAAACTGAGGGAAATATTTTAGGGGAGAAATTCACCCTAGCTTACCACTTCTGAATAGATGCCAAAATTTGGTTACCTAATTACACTGCAATTGCAGCTGAAAAGTCATTTAGTCTTCCAAATTCACAAAGAAAATGTTCTTTCTTTTGCACAGGAATTGTATTCAATGATGTCTATGCTGCTTCTAAGTTTGCCATGGAAGGATTTTGTGAAAGTCTTGCCGTTCAGCTTTTGAAGTTCAATGTATAGTAAGTGAATATACTTACCTGTGTGCACAAGAATGAGTCCATACATTGACCTCTTCAAGAAACATTGTGTCGTGAATCTTGTTTGGAGCCAGACACCTAAAAGATGTGCAGTTGATGCATGGATGGCCAACAGCGAATTTGGTTGTGGGTCTGCTGTTACAAATTGCGGTAGCCCCTGGGCTAGTGGTGACTAGGGCTCGGTTTTtgtaattggttaattattgtcatatgtactaaggtacagtgaacagCTTGGTTTGCattccacccagacagatcattttcatacataagtacatcgaggtgatacaaaaagaaaaacattgacagcatatagtgttacagatagtGTAGTGCCAGTAgtcagataaggtgcaagggccatgatgaggtagattcagTTCATTATCGTACtgggggccattcaatagtcttttaacagtgggatagaagctgtccttgagcctggtggtgtgtgctttcaggcttttgtatcttctgcttgatggaagagagagagagaatgtccaggatgggtggggtctttgttggctgctttcctgacgcagggagaagtgtagatggagtccagtACTAGGAAGGTAATTTAAATGATTTACTATCAGAATCTCAGCCTAATGAAAGCAGGATCTGCAAGTACCCAATACTGAATGCTGTTTGGAACAATGATTCCCCCAGTGGAAAAAAGCACAGGTGGGGAATGATGCACAAGCTGTGGTGTAAAGTGATTGGTGGAGATTCTGGGCTGTTGCAGAATGACCCAGTAGTTATGTATCACGTTGGGGAAAGTGCATTTCAATCCTGTGGTCCTGAAGTAACAGTTCTAGGCCTGTTTCTTTGACCTCAGTATAGTCTCCCAATTTAAGTGGGAGGTGCTTGGCTAACCACGCACCATACTTTGGTTCTTCCAGAAGTGAGCTCATTGGGAGAGTTGCTCCAGGGCCCAGCCATTTATCTACAACACCCTGCAGTCCCCATAATCCCATACCCATTGTATTGCCCTGACTCCAGCATGCTGTACATCTCCTGAAATACTCCATCCTCCAAGTCAGTAGCTGTTCCCCATTGCTATAGCTTTACACTGACCTAACCTTACACTCTTGTACTCTGTCCTGTAGCATACAACCAACTTCAGACCTGCCAAGTTGTGTCTCAATCAGGGTACTTTGGTTTTTCGTTTTCAGTGTTTCAATGATTGAGCCTGGCCCTGTGAACACAGAATTCGAAATGAAACTCATGAAGGAAGTGTCGTGTTCAGAATTTCCAGGAACAGACTCAGAGACAATCCAATACTTTAAAGATGTCTACCTGCCTGCTGCTCATGATATTTTTGTGACACTGGGGCAGTCTCCAGAGACAATTGCCAAGGTACTGTTTTGTCAAAAATGGCTACAAAATAAGAGCAAAACCTGCAAGTCTATAACTTAAAGACAGAATTAATAATGTTGGTGTCTAATCTTTTGCTATTTACTATTTCAGTATTAATcagttatattttattttaatggtaTTTATTGGTAACAGTGTATCCTCTAGTGGGGTGGGATTGTATGATGCATAGTAAATTATTGTACAACAAACAAAGCTCAGCCTCAGTCAAAGCAGGGTGATTTCCCCAAAGAGTGGAGGATTGACACAAAAATGATTTGTATGCAAAAGATCTGTTGCAGGGATTATCCAGTCCTCTCCACTCTACCTGCTCAGTGTAAAATTGTGAACATGCAGACATTAGTCACAATAATTGCATGTAGAAACCAGCTCAATGCCCCAGGATCTCCTGTTTAATTTTGATTAACATAGTAAAGTTAATTAGGGTACATATACTACAGTAGAATACCACAGATACTAGAAATCATCTGAAAAATtggtgggggaagaaaaatcaGCATCTACAATAAAGTTAAATGTTTCAagtcaactttttttaaaaacagaactggaaaaagttgaTTAAAAATATGGATTTAAAAGAGTACAGcgaggaaacaggccttttggctcaacaAGCCTGTGCTGTctcatcaggcacccatttaattctccctagAGCAGTGAATGCAGGATCCTCAGGTAGATGTACAAAACAATAGCTGCTTTACTTGTGAAattggggaggtggtaaaagGACATAGGTGTTGTATGTGGGAAGATGGCAATAGTGGAGCATTTAAACAGCTTATTTTATGCCTCAACATTTAAAAGCAGATGTGCAAAATCCAAATTTCTAAAtaagtacagtaaaactgatTTTAGTTGtcctggactattggatattattcctattaacaTTCAAACATTTCATTTTGTTTATATTACATAGTCATATAATAAATTTTTCCAGTCAACCcagagagtttaaagggagctttGGTTCTAGCTGCAAACCTGCCCACATTCCATAGTCCAGACCCCAACTGAGGCTCTCAATCAGGATGAGAGTGGGGTGTGGAGTGTGAGCCAGGATCCTGAACCACTCATTTCATCAATCAATTGGATGCTGGATTAGCAGAGTTTTATTGTAGAACAAACATCTCAAATTTAAAGAACAAATACTGGGACactcaaagtcaggcagcatctgaaaggatagcagttaatacttcaggtccaaATCCCTTGGTCAGTTCCGAAAAGGTTTTAGACCCGAAAACATTGACTTTTTTCCTTTtgtcacatgctgcctgacttggagTTTCCAGAAGAAATACCTCATTACTTTTGGCTAAAATAATAAACTTAATGGTGGTTGATTTCAGCAACATATGGAAGATACCAAGCCCAATGACAGATTTAAGATTTATTCCAATACAAAGGTTGTAGGAAGGGTGCTGAGTGATCATTGATCCAGgatttgaaaaaataaattttgcatttcaattttcttttcctttttcaaaaGGCAACCATCAAAGTGATAAAAATGGAACAACCAGTATTTCGTTACCAGACCAACAGACTGTACACACCATTAACAGCAATGAAGTATGCTGACAATACAGGAAATCTGTCTGTTCGAATGTTTTACAATTTGCTTTTTAATCATGGAACTCTCTTTAAGATAAGTTTGAACTTCCTCAGAATTGTCACATGCAGCTGTTTTCGTAATGGTGCAGTTTCACCAAACTGATCAAAAATGTGAAGAACTAGCTTTCAGGACATACCGCTATCATTTATAGTGGCATTGCCTTTTGCATTTctgtgcaaaacaagttttatAGTGCTTATGCAAATAGATTTTTTTGAAAATTCTACAAAGGTGACAATATACTGACAGTAAAAAAATACAGTAAGTTTCCCTGTAATAATAAAATCCAGCTTAAGTATTcaggaggaactctgcaggtcgagcagcatctgggggtgggggcggggtggggaacGGGTCAGGAATTGtctatatttcaggttgaaatctgtcaacagctcctttcctcccacagatgctgctcaacccactgagttcctgcagcaggttgtttgttgctccaggttccagcatctgcaactctAATTCAAATCCTAGAGTTTGACCAAGTTGCCCAAACAATTGAAATAAACTTCCTAGAATGCTAATCTAATTACATTTATT
The DNA window shown above is from Pristis pectinata isolate sPriPec2 chromosome 31, sPriPec2.1.pri, whole genome shotgun sequence and carries:
- the LOC127584865 gene encoding retinol dehydrogenase 8-like, producing MTVTFKVDAEAPMANDGQKVVLITGCSSGIGLTLAVQLANDTKKQFYVIATMRNLSRKGKLEEAAGESLNKTLHIQQLDVCNDESVAECLGNVQGGRIDILVNNAGVGKIGPIESLSMQEMKHMFDTNFFGVVRMVKAVLPGMKKRRSGHIVMMSSVMGLQGIVFNDVYAASKFAMEGFCESLAVQLLKFNVYVSMIEPGPVNTEFEMKLMKEVSCSEFPGTDSETIQYFKDVYLPAAHDIFVTLGQSPETIAKATIKVIKMEQPVFRYQTNRLYTPLTAMKYADNTGNLSVRMFYNLLFNHGTLFKISLNFLRIVTCSCFRNGAVSPN